CGGCGCGGACGTTTCCTTCCGGTGCGTTGGCGACGATGACGCCGTGTTCTGTTGCCGCCTCGATGTCGATGTTGTCCACGCCGATACCCGCTCTGCCGACGATGACGAGTTCGGATGCGGCTTCGAACACCTTGCGGTTCACGTCCGTTCCGGAGCGAACGATGAGTCCGTTTGCATCTGCAACTGCGTTCAAGAGTGCATCACCCTCTACGTCGTAGGCCGTCTCTACCTCGTATCCCGATTCGCGGAGTCGGTCGAGTCCCGCATCGGCAATGGGGTCGGTGACCAGAACCTTCATTGATGGAGAGAAAACACCTGCCGCCCGTTAACGCTTTCTCTCATCGCGAAGATTGCCAGTATAATTTCCTCTATATTTTGTAAGAAAATTTGTCCACGGGTTATTCGGTGCGTTCCCGTTCCCCGGAACCCGTTTGCGACTGCGATTCGGTATTCATCTCGCTATCGATCTCTGGAGCCGTTTCGGCGCACTCCGCACAGTAATCGTTCTGTCCGTCTGCAACAAGCGCAACGGGAACACCATCGACGACGAGTTCTTTGACGAACCGTCGTCGGATTCCCGGTTGCTGTCGAGTTTCGGCGCAGTCACAGACCGAACAGCCATCCGAGAGCGTCGTCTGTTCGGTGACCACGCGCCGTCCGATTCCGTACCGCCCCGAGTCGTAGGCGCGCTGTGCCTTACTCAATCGGTACGAAAGAAGAAAGGCCGGAACGAAAACGGCGAGCAAGAGGAGGAGTGCCTTCCAACTGACCAGCGATTTGGCTACGACGCCCAAAAATGCGGCTCCCAAAAGAATGCCCGCCAGCGCGAGCGCCCACTTCACTGGCCGGTTCGCGGCGGCGCTGGTCATTACGCTGAAGACTGATTGGTCGAACCACCGTTCGTACTCTGGGCGGTATTCTGACCGGAGCTTTGGCCGGAGCCACCCTCGATATTTCGGACGAACTGCGGGTAGCCCTCGCCGCCGACGGGGATGTACACCGTGTCGGTTTCGTTCAGCTTCTCGATGTACTTTTCGGTGAGGACGTTCTGGTCGAGCGACTCGCTAAGGATGCGGTTCGCTTCGGCCTGTCCTTCCGCCTCGATTCGTTTTCGGTCGGCTTCCAGCTTTTCGACTTCGAGTTCGTTTTCTTTCTGCTGTCTGCGCTGTTTCGTGATTTCTTTCTGTTCGACCGATTGAGCGTACTCCTGTGGCAGATTGACGTTTCGAATCTGTACCGTTTCGAGGATAAGACCGTCCTCGTTGAAATCCCGTTGGAGCGTCTCCTGTGCCGCCGCTTTCAGTTTCGTCTGTCCCTCACCAGTGTAGATTTCGGTGACCGGGAGGCGTCCCGCTTCGGTTCGGAGCACCGACCGAATGCTCGGGCGGATGAGTCGCTGTTCTGCGGCGTCGGTACCGCGATAGTTTTTGTAGAAGTTCACGGCTTGCGCGGAATCGACGCGATACCGGATGGTGATGTCGATGTCCACCCGGAGTCCGTCTTCCGTCAAGACGGTTATCGCGTCGTCGGTGTTCTCCCTATTGCCATCACCCTGTTGGCTCGACATAGTGTACGCTTGCGGGCGCGTCGAGAGCGAAACCGTACTCTGAGCGACGGGGTTGATGAAGTGTGCACCCGGTTCGAAGACGGTTCCGCTGGCCGCACCCCACTTTTTGACGACTTTGACGTTCCCTTCCTCGACGGGTTCCCACGCCATAAATCCGACAATCGGCGCGGCGATGACGACGATGGCGATTCCGATGAGAAGTGTGTTCCCCAAAATATTGCTAAGGTCGATATCCGGTATCGGACTCGACGACCCTGACGGGTCGATTGGAATGTCGTTGCCAGAACTCATGTAGAACATTCGAGAAATGATGGAAGAACACCATAGCTCTTGTCATCTTCCGTTCATACCGACTCGAATATTCTAACGGTACGGGAATTTCGGTCGAAAAATGGTGCGTCGAACTGATTTTTCGATTAAAATCGAGAGGGTCAGCAAACAGCTTGTGTCTGTTGTCGTATTTGTTTTGCCCCGGGCATGCATGCACGCCGGCCCTGCTGACGATTTACGTGAACTTCGAGACGAATTGGTTGGGAATCGATGTCCCCTCTCGGCAATTTCCACGCCGACCACGCTCATTTAACATCCAAAAGCCCTAATCACGATTCGAATGAAGATAGTCGCCTTCGACTTCGACGGGACGCTTTCGGACTCGGAAATGACGGTGCTTCTGGGTGAGCGAAAGGCCGTTGCCGACCAAATGGAAGACATCACGGCGCGCGCGATGAACGACGAAATCAGCTACGCGAAGAGCCTCCGCGACCGCGCTGCGTTGCTGGAAGGACTTCCACTAGAGGACGCGGCGGATGCCTTCGCGGACGTTCGACTTCGCCCGGGCGCGGCGGAAATCCTTGCCGACCTGTCGGAAAAGGGAACCCA
The window above is part of the Haladaptatus cibarius D43 genome. Proteins encoded here:
- a CDS encoding prohibitin family protein, whose product is MSSGNDIPIDPSGSSSPIPDIDLSNILGNTLLIGIAIVVIAAPIVGFMAWEPVEEGNVKVVKKWGAASGTVFEPGAHFINPVAQSTVSLSTRPQAYTMSSQQGDGNRENTDDAITVLTEDGLRVDIDITIRYRVDSAQAVNFYKNYRGTDAAEQRLIRPSIRSVLRTEAGRLPVTEIYTGEGQTKLKAAAQETLQRDFNEDGLILETVQIRNVNLPQEYAQSVEQKEITKQRRQQKENELEVEKLEADRKRIEAEGQAEANRILSESLDQNVLTEKYIEKLNETDTVYIPVGGEGYPQFVRNIEGGSGQSSGQNTAQSTNGGSTNQSSA